A region of the Leishmania major strain Friedlin complete genome, chromosome 19 genome:
AGCATTTTCTCCATCATTCTGGCTGCCAGCGACGGCTTCCGGCGACCGTGTCATCCTcggtgtgtgtttgtttttgtgtgtgtttgtttttgtgtgtgtgtgtgtgtgtgtgtgtttgtaggagtgtgtgggtgtgcttGACCCTCGGGGGTAACAACACGCCTTCatccgcacacgcagcacgaCAGTGTCGCGCCGGcgtccttttttttgttgttgttgcttcATTTGTGATCGCGCCCTCGCGTCGCTGTAGCGGAGTGGATGCGCCGCTTTTTTGCAATGAAACCCTCTGCAGTCGCCAaaaccaccaccgccggcggcaccgccgtccaactgcacacacacagccaccgccatggcggccatgcccacgcgcacacccatgGCAGCCTTGAGAAGGGTATTTCAGGCAAGTGCTTGCGTCAGTGCCAGATCGCCACCTTGGCTGGTGGGGCCACAAACGTGTTCTTCTGCGTTACGAAACTGTGGATCGGCTCTGCTGGTGGCTCCGTTGCTCTCGTCGCCGATGGTTTCCATTCCCTCACAGACATTCTCGCAGACATCATCTCCTACGTCGCCATCTCGCTTTCCCGCAAgaagctgccgcgctgccggtTCCCGCTAGGTATCGGCCGCCTCGAAACCTCCGGCGCTGTCATTGTGGCGGCAATTCTCTTCTTCGGCGGTGTGGCTCTCCTTGTGCAGTCGCTCGAGCAGTGCTTCGCCGATGTGGCGAGTCTGctggcgacagcagcgccgatgGGTGGGATtgctgccgccctcgcgTTCGGCGCCCGCCGTGCGATGGCCGCGTTGAGGGGCAACTCCACATCGGCAGGGTCCCCAGCAGGGCACGTCCACGCACACGGATCGCACGATCACAGCCACGAGGAAAgccacggcggtggcgatcACCAAGGCCACAGTCACTTTCAGGTGATGACGTACGACGAGAACACTGGGAAGCAAGTGATTCTGTGGACCATGGTCGGCATCGCTACAGCGTCGGTGGTTTGTAAAGAGCTCCTGTTCCGGTGGACGCGACGCGTCGGGCTGCGCGCGGGATCGCGTGTCGTGGTGGCCAACGCGTACCACCACCGCGCGGATGCGTGGAGCGGGGGGGTGGCACTGCTTGGTGTAGCTGGGCAGGTGATGGGTCTGCCTGGCGTGGACGGACTTGCTGGTCTTGCCGTGTCGCTGTCCATCTGCAAAATCGGCTACGGTATTTTCAAGGACTCCGTTCTTGAGTTTTTTGACTACCAAAACGCCGAGGAGGTCAGTGCGATTCGAGAGCAGCTGCAAAGGTTTAACCTTCGCATCGTGCGTGGGGTGGATGTGGTGCCCAACCACAAGAGCCAGAAcgcggtgaaggcggcggcctcgGGAGCAGAAGCTTCGTCAACGAactcccccaccaccgcctcgagCTCCGATGAGGACGACACCGTTCACCACAAGAGGATGCACTTCATCAACGTGTTTCTCGTGCGCCACGGCCACCAGTACGCCGTGCACGTCACGCTGCTTGTCTACGAGAGCGTCTCTGCGCAGCAAATCAAGGAAGCAGTAGACCTGATCACGGAGCTGGCTCGTCGCAGTCTGCCGGTGCAGGACACCTTTACGACCCTACTCGTCTGCAGCAACTACACTGAGCCACGAGAAGTATCCCTTGGTGGCTGCAATGATACTGAAGGAGTtgacgaggagggcgcagccgccacgtCGAGTGGCGCCACTGCGACCAACTACCATGGCCATTTGCGCGCAGGGTGCAGTGGCTCGTTCTCACGAGCACACGGTAGCGATGATAGTGCTACTTCGACTCCGCCGATCGCTGCCACAGGTGCCATCATCAACCCGTCGCTCGAGCGGTGCATCGCGTCCCTGCAGGAGTTTCACACGTTCACGGCGCCGATTCGCTACAGCTGGGAGGAGCGCACCATCACTGCCCCCTCGTCGGAGTCGTGCGAGTGCGAGCGCGACATCAACTCCGTTGCTGAAATGTTCAAGTGCCGCCTCATCAGCGGTGGGTTCGCTTCTGCCAAGAAGACCGCCGCAGACTCTGCGGAGCGGAGCGGCCACAGCTGCTCtcacggcacacacgccgaccATTCGGATTAAGCTGGCGTATGAGACGcctggtgcgtgtgtgctgtgtgtcATCGTTGTTTCTTCCTGTCTTGCGGAGGGCAGCGTTTgtgcttcgccgccgctcttctTGCATCCGTCTCCTCTTGGGACATCACATTACTCTGCGGGAAGCAGAGCTGAAAGCGTGTGCTGTATCGTCTTCCTttgtcctccccctcctcctcttcctcttttttgtGGAGAAGATTAGGGCAAGCTACCCGTTCCCAGGCAGCAACaatgtgtgcatgtgtgtgtgtgtgtgtgtgtgtgtgcgggtgtgtctATTGCTTAGCAGTGGTAgtgatggtggtggcagATGACTCCTCCTTGCGGCGAGTTGCAATGCCACATCTTGGAGGCCAAGAAGCACAGTGGACGGAGCGGAAACAGCGGAGGGTCGAGGTGCAGATATCGGCTTGGGACGCGCATCTATCAGGCCGTCGCCGCTTATAAGGGCTCTCTCTTATATCTCGtcgtatatatatatatacatatataaAGGAATATGTATGCAAACCATCGAAAACGACCCTTTTTGCCCGTATGGTCTTGCGGCGCTGTGTGGCGCACCCATGATACCACTTCTCCGAGTGCAGCGTTGTCATCCGTGGCGTGTGAAGTGAGTtgtcccctccccactccaTAATCTCCCCCTTTGCGCTCGTCTTTGCGgggctttctctctcctccactcTGAGGCGGGTGAGAAGTGCGGGCACGAGGGGATAAGAGAGCTTCTCGCTGACCTACGGCTTCAAGGAGTGCACTTGCGTATCCCACTCCCCACATACAagtgtgtatgtatgtgtgtgtgtgtgtgatgcgcaggttctctctctctctctctctgcatgcgtccctcttcttttctcctccAAGCCACCCTGCATACACCCTAATCTCTCTCCCTTGCATCCCTTGTTTACTTGAGCTGGGGAACAGCCTTCTCCGTCTGCTCACCAGCAACCATTCTCTCCTTCTAAGgcctgtctgtctctctctctctctctgcgtgaaggtgtgcacagcagcgccgtgcccCACCCCAGTCTCGTGTGCTCTGCTCTGATACACGCTTTACCGTGCGCACGGCTCATTTTTGACCCTTTTCTCTGTTGTCGCACCATGGACGATGACTATGCTTTCTTCGAATCCGACAACTTagtcgaggaggagctgcctGTCATCGGTGCCTTTCCCGACCCCGTTGCCGAGTTTGGCGGTGTCGTCGGGCCCACCGGTGCAATCGGCGGTTCGGCTCTGACAGCGGACGGCcatctcgctgctgccgcagccacgctgcccggcggcgacggcgctgctgccaacCTGGACGTTGACGAGCTCCCTCCACCCATCAAGAACGTGCAAGAGTTCCTGCCGAATGTTCGCCCGGACGCCTTCCCTGTTGTCGTAGCCGTGCAGGCCCAGGCCAGTATTCCAGTCGGCATTAACCTCGCTGAACTTAGCTGTGCCACACGCAACGTGGAGTACATGCCGAACAACCGAATTCCATCTGCGACAATGCGGCTGCATGAGCCGACTGCCGTGGTCATGATGCACAACTCAGGGGCTCTCAGCATCATTGGCGCAGCTAGCGTCAGTGAGGCACgccaggcggcggagctggcagCCCGTATCATCCGCAAAGCGCTCAACCTCAACTTCTCCTCCCTCAAGTTCCGCGTCCGCTCCATCGCGGCGCGCTTCAACGTGTGCAGCCCGATTCGTCTCGACAAGCTCGCCGCCTACCAACTAGACCCCGCGATGTCGATCGGGGTGGCGAAGCTGCAGGTCAGCTACGAACCAGAGCGCTTCAAcggctgcgtgctgcgcctcgtAGGCAAGTCCTCGCGCGGCGACAACCAGTGGAGTgtgagctgcagcgtgtTTGTGACCGGCAAGGTGCAGCTGATGGGCGCCCGCAGCATGGATGAACTGCGCTTTGCCTTCAATGCCTTTGTGCCCATCATTGCCAAGAATTTGGACGAGCGGAAGACTGCCTAGTGGCCCGTGTGGAGGAGTACGTGTGTCTCTTGACGTACCCCGTGGGTGACGTGTGATCACTGGTattgttttgttttcgatCAACTGCTGCTCTACCGCCTTCACGGTAAAGAAAATGACGAAAGGCGACCGAAGGGGAACACTTGAGTCATCGCGCTGCTCGCCATGTcgttcacacacacacacacacctgttTCTTGATTCTGCGCGTCTGGTGGccgcccttcctctcctcaACTTTGCCGAGGGCTGTTCCTGAACGTCGGTGCGTGACGCCGCTACCCGCATTACGGCCCCCCTTTCCTACACTGGAGACCCTATCTTTAAGAGCGTATATACAAAAGAAAGCAAAGTCATACATGCGAGGCAGCTCGgtctcacacacacgcacacacactcttgGGGGGCAGGAGGGAGGTGTGAAGAGGGATGGGGAGAGTCACAGAGATAAAAAGGGAACATGGAGCGGCACTCGCTCACCTCCCTCGTCGATTCCCAGACCAGCCGAGCGCCGCGTTCGCTCTTTTTACTCAATGCCAGGATGACGGCTCAACGGCatcacacagacgcacacgcacatggaaagaaggagagagatTGGCATGGCTACCTCTCATCGCTTCCCCTCTCTGCTCCTTTCTCTgcactcctctctctcctgcaaAATCTGTCTTGGCAGTCACTACACCTGCACAAGCGTGTACACACCCGTACCCGGCTCGCCttgcccacccacccacccccagcACAAGCACTATCATCTCAGCAACACCACATGGgcatcccacccaccctACGCAGCACCTTTTtgctttttctttcgtcATCTTACTCTATATAACAATGTCTGACTGGGAGACGATCGCGAAGGAGTCGGAGAAGGTGCTTGTGAAGCCGGATATCAAGGGTTGCCACGAGATCCTGATGAAGGCGTACGAGGGCGGCAACCACCACCCCGAGATTCTCTGGCGCCTCGGTCGCTCCTACTACGAGATGGCGAACGAGAGCACCGATCCGGCGGTGCGGGAGCCCTACCTGAAGGAGGGCATGGAGCTGTGCAAGAAGTCCGTGGAGGCGGACCCGCACAACTTCGCCTCGCACAAGTGGCTCGGTATTCTCATTTCCGATCAGAAGGTTGGCAACAAGGAGAAGATCGCGAACGCATATATCATCCGCGACCACTTCCtgaaggcggtggagctgaACCCCAACGACGCCACCTCGCTGCACTGTATGGGCAACTGGTGCTTCAAGATCCTGCAAATTGGGTGGTTGGAgcgcaaggcggcggcgctgattCTTGGCGAGCCTCCGAGCTCGACCTACGAGGAGTGCCTCGGCTACCTTCTCCGTTCTGCGGAAGCAGGGAACACGATTCACAACTCCACGATGATCGGCGACGTGtacgcgcagcagagcatGCACGATGAGGCTCGCAAGTGGTACCAGAAGGCGATCGATATGCCTGCCTACACGGAGCTGCAGAAGCGTAACCacgacgccgctgttgccAAGATTAAGAAACTCTAAAGCAAGGAAGAGGTATGATGCGGTCAGGTAGGCTGAAGAAACGAATGCTGCTAGGCGAGAGGGGTATGTGCGATCCTTCCGAGAGCGACGCATTTGGTGATAGTGAGCGGGCAGATCACCAAACGGAAAGAAGGGTCTCCATAGCGTGTGGCCCCTTGTTGAAATCAACGTCTCTCAGTGAAGGACAGGGTGTGACAACAAGGGCGGCGTCATCAGCAAGTGCACGAGGTCaacatacgcacacgcatacattACAGGCGTACATATATTGATCCGCGTTGCATCGCCGGTCTTGGtggtgggggaagggggaagggggggaggggggggggggcaatgCTGAAATGAAAAGCGAGAGAAGTGGAAGTGATGGTCAGCGCCGACATGCTGGGTGTCATCGGAGCTCGTCTGTGATTTCTTTTCTTGCTCGCGGTCCTCTGGCTACACGCTTTTCCTTGTCGTGGTCTGTTGCTctctcaccctctctctctctgtctgtctgtctgtctcgcGCGGGCTCTTCCTTTATTTGTGCCGGTGCCGAGCACCTCTTGCACGCACGCCAATGAAAGCAAGGTGTGTTTTTGGGTGCTCGTGGTTCCTCCTCGGTACCCACATCATTCTCTCTCACACATCCCTCTACCATGTTTGCGTTTACATGGATCAGTGCGCACGCCAGCTGGAGAATGGATGTACCCGTCTTCCCTCTTCACCCGCCACGCTCCTCTATCTCACTCGCACGCAACTGTATCCACACGCAGGGGTGCAGCACAGGCGAGCACGACCATGGTCCCTTTTGTTCGCGTGTGGCATGAGTGCACGTGAAGCATGAAgcctttcccctccccctccattttttttcttcgaTGTGTCCTCTTCTCTGCCATGCAACGTAAGGTCCAAGGCCGCTCTTGAGTTCCCGGCCAGTCGCAGGCCCCacccgcgtggtgcgaagaagccgcagacgcgcgctacagcaatgcgccgacccagtcaTCTGAGCTCGGCTCCTGCCTCAAGCTCCTCCACCCAGCCtcctcgcaggtcgcctcacagccatgcccattgtgccggtcgccacctcgtgcgaccctcggggtggcccacgctccccacaccagtaggcagcGAGGACCCTGCGACAtgcgctcgagtcacgcggaCACTGCGCCCATCAGGCGGATGGCACAGacgtgttcgctgtcgcaggtggcTCCAATGCAACGCCATCCCAGGGCCttgaccgccgacatcaacagcgatgcatcgctccgACCTCCCTCTACGTTGTGGGTGGATGGCCCTGTcaccagcagaagcggcccTGCAGCTGGCAGGGAAGGGGATAGGGGGGGCTTCTCTGCTCCCCCGTGGAATAGTGTGAACGCACTGGGCCCTGAGATGTGCCACGCGCTGCAatgtccccccccccctctcttctcacctcctccgtcaTCATTAAGGGAGTAGGGCGGAATGGAAGAACGAACCAAAAACAAAGGCTGAGAAGGGCGAAAACGTACCGCGCGCACCGGAGGCGTGGCTGTGCAAAGTGGCGTCGGTAATGCCCTGTGTCGACCGCAGACCCGAAGACACCGAGGgaggaaaaagagagagggcagaTGACGTACTggaagcgcacacacacacacacacgcacacacatccatCAAAGAGAACTGCCAAAGGACGCGGTGTCACGTACCGGGCGAGTAGGTTTGTGAGGTTGCCCCGCTtcatccccacccccaccccttcctcttctcttcaCGACTGTCAGCGAGAATGCTGGGCAAAAGAGGTAGGGTCGTCTGGGTTGTCTTTCCTGTGCATGGGCGTGCTACGGCGCTGTTCACCGCACGAGCCAGCAAAGCGGTGCTTCATTCGTGCCCTTCAAGCTTCCGCAGCTGGACACCTCGCGATCGACTTCGATAGCTGTCTCACCCGCATCTCCTTCCCCATCGTTACGTTTACACGTCTATCATGATGATCACAACCCATGCTACGAAAGGAAAGCGATACGTAGTAGCACGAGTAGTGCTATAGCCTTATCGGAAGCGGCGAAGGTGacttgcacacacacacacgcacccccaCATACCGGTTGCACACGCGCGACTGTGCACATCCGCGTGGCAGTGCGGCCTTTCTCGCCGAGTCTATATCATCCAACACCCACGCAAACCTGTACACGCATACTCTGTCTCTCGTACAGGACACAGGTCATCAGCATAACCATCATGACCGAGAAGGAAGCGAATGACTTGATCGCCTCTGCCTTCAGCTCTGAGGCGATGGCGGAGGCGGTTTCGCGTGTTGTCGCGTCCGGCTACGAAAAATGCTCACTCTGCAACAACATTATTGAAGGCGAAGCCGAGCACGTTCTGCGGGAGCATCCGCATGTCCAGCATATTCACACAATGGTGACAAAGCCCATACCGCCACTGCCCCCTCGAGGAAGCCAGGACCAGGCTTCGATGGATGTCGGCTCCTTCGCGGTTGCAACGTCCGTCAAGGCTGATCGCGGAGAGGACGCCTTCCGTGtcgtgcagcgcgcgcgggcGCAGCTCCATCGACTCCTTGATGGCATGCAGGGCATAGAGGGGCACGTGTACCTGTTCGGCAGTGTTGTTTCAATGGGCTCGTgggacggcgtcggcgatggcgacTTTTCTTTCATATGCCCAAAATGGTACACGCTGCCGGCTCCGCATGGGCAAGCCGTGGTGCGGGAGGAGGCCGTAGGagaggacagcgacgacgaaaCCACGGCAGGGCGGAAGGAGGGCAAGGAAGTGGAAGAGAGCTCATCCCTTGGAGAAGCAGATGACTTCGGTACAGTCTCTGCCCCCGCGCTGCATCACGCGAACCCAGGAAAATTAGTCGAGGACGCCGCCACGGAGAAATCCCAGTCGTCGGTGCTGTCTCTgaagaaggagaagcgcaTTATTTGCAACAtcgcggcgcggctgcgggaCGCCGGCTTCCGTTTCGAGGAGCTGGACCTTGTCTTGAGCACGCGTATTCCTGTTGTGCGGC
Encoded here:
- a CDS encoding putative cation transporter produces the protein MKPSAVAKTTTAGGTAVQLHTHSHRHGGHAHAHTHGSLEKGISGKCLRQCQIATLAGGATNVFFCVTKLWIGSAGGSVALVADGFHSLTDILADIISYVAISLSRKKLPRCRFPLGIGRLETSGAVIVAAILFFGGVALLVQSLEQCFADVASLLATAAPMGGIAAALAFGARRAMAALRGNSTSAGSPAGHVHAHGSHDHSHEESHGGGDHQGHSHFQVMTYDENTGKQVILWTMVGIATASVVCKELLFRWTRRVGLRAGSRVVVANAYHHRADAWSGGVALLGVAGQVMGLPGVDGLAGLAVSLSICKIGYGIFKDSVLEFFDYQNAEEVSAIREQLQRFNLRIVRGVDVVPNHKSQNAVKAAASGAEASSTNSPTTASSSDEDDTVHHKRMHFINVFLVRHGHQYAVHVTLLVYESVSAQQIKEAVDLITELARRSLPVQDTFTTLLVCSNYTEPREVSLGGCNDTEGVDEEGAAATSSGATATNYHGHLRAGCSGSFSRAHGSDDSATSTPPIAATGAIINPSLERCIASLQEFHTFTAPIRYSWEERTITAPSSESCECERDINSVAEMFKCRLISGGFASAKKTAADSAERSGHSCSHGTHADHSD
- a CDS encoding transcription initiation factor-like protein (TFIID-like protein) translates to MDDDYAFFESDNLVEEELPVIGAFPDPVAEFGGVVGPTGAIGGSALTADGHLAAAAATLPGGDGAAANLDVDELPPPIKNVQEFLPNVRPDAFPVVVAVQAQASIPVGINLAELSCATRNVEYMPNNRIPSATMRLHEPTAVVMMHNSGALSIIGAASVSEARQAAELAARIIRKALNLNFSSLKFRVRSIAARFNVCSPIRLDKLAAYQLDPAMSIGVAKLQVSYEPERFNGCVLRLVGKSSRGDNQWSVSCSVFVTGKVQLMGARSMDELRFAFNAFVPIIAKNLDERKTA